The Sinomicrobium kalidii region CCTATCATTTTCACCACCGTACCTTTGCCGACAAATCCGAACAGGACCTCAACGGTATGGGAGACATGACACTACTGGGATTTTACCGGCTGATAAAGCCTTCGGACAGTACGGGAAGCGCAACAGAATTCCGGCACACCCTTCATGTAGGGGGCGGTATAAAGCTGCCTACGGGAAAATTCGACAAAGCCAATAACGAAGGAAGTGTCAACCCCAGCTTTCAGGCCGGTACGGGGAGCTGGGACTATATCATAGCCGCAGACTACGGTATCATTTTACAGAACTGGGGTGCAGGAGCCATGATAAATTATACTTTCAAAACCGAAAACTCCGACCATTATCATTTCGGGGACCAACTGAACTACGGTATACATGCCTATCGTCCCTTTGCGTTGTCAGACAGTTTTGCACTCACCCCTCTTGTAGGGGTCGCCGGTGAAGTATTCGGGGAGAACGAACAGTACGGTCAGCCCGTGGCAGATACCAGGGGTGATGTTTTTTTCGGAAAATGGGGCCTGGAAACCGCCTACAAAAAATGGTCGCTGGGTATTACGGGCATGATCCCGATCACACAGAACCTGAACAACGGGAAAGTAGTGGTAAAAAACAGGTTTTCAGTGTATGTAAACTTTAATATTTAGACAGGAAATAACGCTAAAACAAGTCTGTCAAAGACACAAAAAGTCTTTTTAAATATGCGTTGAAAAGAGTCCGTTCTTTAGTAAAAATGAAGATATAGCTGTCACTTTGAGCGCAGTTGAGAGGTTCTTGGTCCAAGTGGTCTCCAAAAAGACATC contains the following coding sequences:
- a CDS encoding transporter: MSEKPKLTLMTGISSVSKSFRALLLTITGLVFTINAGATTVSDSLPAPFTTAIRSTNAAFMCDVCGCSGNGGSMGYGTGLDKNFAGLRYISQRYRSRDGIFNNSPWVDENFNTLQAWGRIPVGKRVVIHAMIPYHFHHRTFADKSEQDLNGMGDMTLLGFYRLIKPSDSTGSATEFRHTLHVGGGIKLPTGKFDKANNEGSVNPSFQAGTGSWDYIIAADYGIILQNWGAGAMINYTFKTENSDHYHFGDQLNYGIHAYRPFALSDSFALTPLVGVAGEVFGENEQYGQPVADTRGDVFFGKWGLETAYKKWSLGITGMIPITQNLNNGKVVVKNRFSVYVNFNI